Proteins co-encoded in one Spirosoma endbachense genomic window:
- a CDS encoding SusC/RagA family TonB-linked outer membrane protein, protein MEKHLSGQLWLKLMRFSLTQSLVMFLLVGVSYAHSSKAQEYLSKRLTLRAENQEIKKILIDIEKATGVQFVYSSQVIDPKQRISVQVNNSTLEEVLIKYIKPLSVNYELVGRKIVLSASAPASSDTGFVEPIDHPEAAPKRPITGQVTDEKGAGLPGVSVIVKGSQRGTTSNSEGSFQLDIPDGSASVLVFSFVGYDSKEVVAGNQSTFRVSLAPASKALNEVVVTALGIKKQAKSIGYATSTVTSDQITVNRTANFMNALQGKIPGVNITSLGSGPAGTSKIRIRGQSSFGGNNSPLIVVNGVPIDNTNYGARGDVSDKGSNRTSDSGDGLSSINPDNIETMTVLKGAAASALYGSRAKDGVIMITTKTRGTGSGIGLEYNTNFTTDTPLDYTDYQYEYGQGENGVRPTAPFPTSGQWSFGEKFQPGMTQILFDGVEVPYVPQRNQITKYYRTGQTWTNTISLSSGGEFGGFNLSISNLDNKTILPGSGYNRKTVNLGFTQTLAKKLTISGNVNYSNEYRKNPPNIAEQDYSPVVLFSMANSMPLDLLEKYASDANGNEVLWSRFTNRTNPYFALKRFENVRTDRVFGNLTARYNFTDWLFLQARVGQDYYAREQDYNLPTGSQRQPAAPAGFVNGQYVQDSRTVRELNTDFLLGANHTFGVFGVNANIGGNQMYRRISRHNVFAQDFYTRGLYTIGNGRQKDATYELSERQVNSLYGSAEVSYKDFLFINGTVRNDWFSTLSPENRSILYPSVTASFVFSQAFASALPGWLSFGKIRAAYAEVGSDTDVQPYANNLFYGINAQQFPSPSGAAQPLASISGSTVPNANLRPMRVSEKEVGLELKLFNNRIGLDLTYYDKLSSDQILRAQTSDAGGYLTQLINVGQSQNRGLEMLLTFSPLKRVDFNWDVNINAAYNVTKVLDLGSSVSDNMITVGTGDFTGELRQVVGLPMGQLFGFGYLRDAQGRQVFDAGNGRPLRTATQISFGSALPKWVGGFTNSFTYKGINLSFLIDFKLGHKMISGTNHNAWRHGLHKATLAGRAEGYVIGNGVNPSGEVNQTKSGVQAFYETVRSQNIAEEFVYNAGLWQLRQITIGYDFTKFLPTSSKFIKGIRLNAVANNVAVIKKWVPNIHPEQFGFPSDNLIGLEATGLPITRSVGFNLNVKF, encoded by the coding sequence TCGTATGCCCACTCGAGTAAGGCCCAGGAATACCTGAGCAAGCGATTGACTTTACGTGCTGAAAATCAAGAGATCAAAAAGATACTGATCGATATTGAAAAAGCAACGGGTGTACAGTTTGTGTATAGCTCTCAGGTAATCGACCCTAAGCAACGGATAAGCGTTCAGGTAAATAATTCAACCCTGGAAGAGGTACTCATTAAGTACATCAAACCGCTGTCTGTCAATTATGAACTGGTAGGCCGAAAGATCGTTCTGTCGGCCAGCGCACCGGCTTCTAGCGATACGGGCTTCGTTGAACCGATCGACCATCCGGAAGCCGCGCCCAAACGACCGATAACGGGTCAGGTAACAGACGAAAAAGGAGCTGGACTTCCGGGCGTAAGTGTTATCGTGAAAGGATCGCAACGAGGCACCACATCCAATTCGGAGGGGAGCTTTCAGCTGGACATTCCGGACGGAAGCGCTTCGGTTCTTGTTTTTAGTTTTGTTGGCTACGACAGCAAAGAAGTGGTGGCGGGCAATCAATCGACGTTTCGAGTCTCGCTGGCTCCGGCCAGCAAAGCGCTGAACGAAGTCGTTGTAACGGCTTTGGGCATAAAAAAACAGGCCAAAAGCATCGGTTATGCCACCTCTACGGTTACCTCAGATCAGATAACGGTTAACCGAACGGCTAATTTCATGAACGCCCTACAAGGCAAAATTCCGGGTGTTAATATAACCTCGCTGGGGTCAGGACCTGCCGGAACCAGTAAAATCCGGATTCGTGGCCAATCATCCTTCGGCGGCAACAACTCACCCCTGATCGTTGTCAATGGCGTGCCGATCGATAACACAAACTATGGTGCCCGAGGAGACGTATCCGACAAGGGAAGCAACCGTACGTCCGATAGCGGTGATGGCCTCAGCAGCATTAATCCCGACAATATTGAAACCATGACCGTGCTGAAAGGCGCTGCGGCTTCGGCCCTCTACGGCTCGCGCGCTAAAGATGGGGTGATCATGATTACGACCAAAACCAGAGGAACAGGATCGGGTATTGGCTTAGAATACAACACCAATTTTACGACAGACACCCCGCTAGACTACACCGATTACCAGTATGAATACGGTCAGGGTGAAAATGGTGTTCGCCCAACGGCTCCCTTTCCAACGTCGGGCCAATGGAGTTTCGGCGAGAAATTCCAGCCAGGCATGACCCAGATTTTATTCGATGGCGTTGAAGTACCTTATGTGCCTCAACGGAATCAAATAACGAAGTACTACCGCACCGGACAAACCTGGACAAATACCATCAGTCTTTCGTCGGGTGGCGAGTTCGGGGGGTTCAACCTGTCGATTTCCAATCTGGACAACAAAACGATTCTGCCGGGTTCGGGCTATAACCGCAAAACCGTTAATCTGGGATTTACCCAAACACTGGCGAAGAAACTGACCATTTCGGGCAATGTGAATTATTCCAATGAGTACCGGAAAAACCCACCGAATATCGCTGAGCAGGATTATAGCCCGGTTGTATTGTTTAGCATGGCCAATTCCATGCCGCTGGACCTTCTGGAAAAATACGCATCCGATGCGAATGGGAATGAAGTACTCTGGTCGCGGTTTACCAACCGAACCAATCCTTATTTTGCGTTGAAACGCTTCGAGAATGTGCGTACGGATCGGGTGTTTGGCAATCTGACAGCGCGGTACAATTTTACGGACTGGCTGTTTTTGCAGGCACGGGTAGGGCAGGACTATTATGCTCGTGAACAGGATTACAACCTCCCTACCGGTAGTCAGCGGCAGCCTGCCGCACCCGCAGGTTTTGTGAATGGCCAATATGTGCAGGACTCCCGGACGGTACGCGAATTGAATACAGATTTCCTGTTGGGAGCCAACCATACATTTGGCGTTTTTGGCGTTAATGCGAACATTGGTGGCAACCAGATGTACCGCAGAATTAGCCGGCACAACGTATTTGCGCAGGATTTCTATACCCGAGGGCTATACACAATAGGTAATGGACGCCAAAAAGATGCTACCTATGAATTATCGGAACGGCAGGTCAATTCGCTCTATGGGTCGGCAGAGGTTTCATACAAGGACTTTCTGTTTATAAACGGAACCGTCCGAAACGACTGGTTTTCTACTCTATCGCCCGAGAACCGGAGTATTTTATACCCTTCTGTAACCGCAAGTTTCGTTTTTTCACAGGCATTCGCCAGCGCCTTACCAGGCTGGCTTTCTTTCGGAAAAATCAGAGCGGCTTATGCTGAAGTAGGGAGCGACACCGATGTACAGCCCTACGCCAATAACCTTTTCTACGGAATAAATGCCCAGCAGTTTCCATCGCCAAGTGGAGCTGCCCAGCCCTTAGCCAGCATTAGCGGGTCAACGGTTCCCAACGCCAACCTGCGTCCCATGCGTGTTTCCGAAAAAGAAGTGGGGCTGGAATTGAAACTATTCAATAATCGGATAGGATTAGACCTAACCTATTACGACAAACTATCGTCGGATCAAATTCTGCGAGCCCAGACATCTGATGCAGGTGGATACCTGACGCAGTTAATCAATGTCGGTCAAAGCCAGAATCGGGGTCTGGAAATGCTGTTGACGTTTTCGCCCCTTAAGCGAGTCGACTTTAACTGGGATGTCAACATTAACGCGGCCTATAACGTAACGAAAGTTCTCGATTTGGGCAGCAGCGTAAGCGACAATATGATCACCGTCGGAACCGGCGATTTTACGGGTGAACTGCGTCAGGTAGTAGGTCTGCCCATGGGTCAGCTGTTTGGTTTTGGCTACCTGCGGGATGCACAGGGCCGTCAGGTTTTTGATGCGGGCAATGGGCGTCCGCTGCGAACAGCCACTCAGATCAGCTTCGGTAGCGCTTTGCCTAAGTGGGTTGGTGGTTTCACCAATAGTTTTACCTACAAGGGCATTAATCTATCGTTTTTGATCGACTTCAAGCTCGGGCATAAGATGATCTCCGGAACGAACCACAATGCCTGGCGGCATGGCCTGCATAAAGCCACTTTAGCCGGGCGGGCAGAGGGCTATGTGATCGGAAATGGTGTCAATCCGAGTGGCGAAGTTAACCAGACCAAGTCGGGGGTTCAGGCTTTTTATGAAACCGTTCGTTCGCAGAACATTGCTGAAGAATTTGTCTACAATGCGGGATTATGGCAGTTGCGGCAGATAACGATCGGCTACGACTTCACCAAATTTCTACCGACTTCCAGTAAGTTCATCAAAGGAATTCGGTTAAACGCCGTGGCCAATAACGTAGCTGTCATCAAGAAATGGGTGCCCAATATTCATCCTGAGCAGTTCGGCTTTCCCTCCGATAATTTGATAGGCCTCGAAGCAACCGGTTTGCCAATAACCCGTAGTGTTGGATTTAATCTTAACGTCAAATTTTAA
- a CDS encoding SusD/RagB family nutrient-binding outer membrane lipoprotein → MKKINKYLPIWVLAFFLLASCDKGFDEMNVNPVALTAVEPAFQLNTAIVASAPGYGNLSYETTIVKQMITPFSGQGSAANFNQDNRTVSNGNWNTYYQSVIKELTDVIAKTKSDPARTNLYNMTRIWRAYSFMVLTDTYGDIPYTQAGKSYLEGIVAPVYDTQESVYTDLLTELDAASAALDATKTKVASDILFDGDVVKWKRLGYSILLRAAMRLSKANPTKAAEYVGKAVAGGVMQSNDDNAIIRHTASFTNPVGSQLNGGQSAFFYLAEDFVSYLSKTNDPRLASIAVRYVGATSGAQQIESKANRTPGVQIGAPLGYDNTTISAAVTASKLASLWDYSQLDKTRMAALLAPSFLVTYAQTQLLLAEAAFRKWTTGDPATLYANGVRSHMRQLASYGTTTAVPDAAIATYLQANPLAAGKELEQINTQYWVASFLMGPETWANFRRSGFPVLTPNPYPGSDLKTEPFIRRLTYTDAELNVNKTNVQQAIGRQGPNLLDTRIWWDKK, encoded by the coding sequence ATGAAAAAAATCAATAAATACCTGCCAATCTGGGTACTAGCCTTCTTCCTGCTGGCTTCCTGCGATAAAGGATTCGACGAAATGAATGTCAATCCCGTTGCGCTGACAGCCGTAGAACCCGCCTTTCAATTGAACACCGCCATCGTAGCCAGTGCACCGGGCTATGGTAACCTAAGCTATGAAACGACCATCGTCAAACAAATGATCACGCCATTTAGTGGTCAGGGGTCGGCAGCTAACTTTAATCAGGATAACCGGACGGTATCGAACGGCAACTGGAATACCTATTATCAATCGGTTATAAAAGAATTGACGGATGTCATCGCCAAAACAAAAAGCGATCCGGCCCGTACGAACCTGTACAATATGACCCGAATATGGCGGGCTTATTCGTTTATGGTGCTGACTGACACCTACGGCGACATACCATATACGCAGGCCGGAAAAAGTTATCTGGAAGGAATTGTAGCACCCGTCTATGATACGCAGGAGTCCGTTTATACGGATCTGTTAACCGAATTGGATGCCGCTTCTGCTGCGTTGGATGCCACCAAAACAAAAGTAGCCAGCGACATTCTCTTTGATGGCGATGTCGTTAAATGGAAGCGTTTAGGCTATTCCATTTTGCTCCGGGCGGCCATGCGGTTGTCCAAAGCAAACCCGACCAAAGCAGCCGAATACGTTGGCAAGGCAGTGGCAGGTGGTGTTATGCAGTCCAATGATGACAACGCAATTATCCGCCATACCGCCAGTTTTACCAATCCTGTTGGCTCCCAGTTAAATGGTGGTCAATCCGCCTTCTTTTATCTGGCCGAAGATTTCGTCAGTTATCTGAGTAAAACCAACGATCCACGGCTAGCCTCCATTGCGGTTCGGTATGTGGGTGCGACCAGTGGAGCTCAACAGATTGAGTCAAAGGCCAATCGGACTCCAGGCGTTCAGATCGGCGCACCGCTGGGCTATGATAACACTACGATAAGTGCGGCTGTAACCGCCAGCAAACTCGCTAGTTTGTGGGATTACAGCCAGCTCGACAAAACGAGAATGGCCGCCCTGTTGGCCCCCAGCTTTCTGGTTACCTACGCGCAAACCCAGCTTTTGCTGGCCGAAGCCGCATTCCGGAAATGGACAACGGGCGATCCGGCTACGTTATACGCTAATGGCGTCCGTTCGCACATGCGGCAGCTGGCCAGCTATGGAACAACTACTGCCGTTCCTGATGCTGCCATCGCGACTTATTTACAGGCCAATCCGTTGGCTGCTGGTAAAGAGCTGGAACAAATCAATACGCAATACTGGGTCGCTTCATTTCTGATGGGCCCAGAAACATGGGCTAACTTCCGCCGGTCTGGGTTTCCGGTATTGACGCCGAACCCGTATCCGGGCAGTGATCTGAAAACAGAGCCGTTTATTCGTCGATTGACCTATACGGATGCCGAGCTGAACGTTAATAAAACCAATGTACAACAGGCGATTGGCCGACAGGGCCCTAATCTGCTCGATACCCGAATCTGGTGGGATAAAAAATAG
- a CDS encoding HpcH/HpaI aldolase family protein, translating to MKNLKKRLKQGDTLNGCWLNLGSSLTAEIVGQAGFDWVLIDLEHGAGSEKDVLYQLQALEHTSAGAIVRVESAESQRIHRVLDMGAEGIMCPKITNPADAQKVVNGLHYPPHGSRGVAKMVRATGFAQNFNQYYQESRDTILGVVQIETVEVLNHLDEVAAIDGVDVLFIGPADLSMELGIFGQFDHPRFKEALKETINAAQKAGKATGILFFNPDDYKTYHDLGIRLIACGADATFVADGARNLANKLDAFRSVSKTS from the coding sequence ATGAAGAATCTAAAAAAACGACTTAAGCAAGGCGATACACTCAACGGGTGTTGGTTAAACCTTGGGAGTTCACTTACAGCCGAGATTGTTGGCCAGGCTGGATTCGACTGGGTGCTGATTGATCTCGAACATGGTGCCGGATCGGAGAAAGATGTGCTGTATCAGTTACAGGCTCTCGAACATACGTCTGCTGGCGCTATCGTACGGGTAGAAAGTGCCGAAAGTCAACGTATTCACCGGGTGCTCGACATGGGAGCCGAAGGAATCATGTGCCCCAAAATTACCAATCCGGCAGATGCCCAGAAGGTTGTAAACGGCTTACATTATCCTCCGCATGGCAGCCGGGGCGTTGCCAAGATGGTACGGGCTACTGGCTTCGCTCAGAATTTCAACCAGTATTATCAGGAATCCAGAGATACGATTTTGGGCGTAGTTCAGATCGAAACCGTTGAAGTCCTCAATCACCTCGACGAAGTAGCAGCTATCGACGGTGTCGATGTGTTATTTATTGGCCCCGCCGATCTATCTATGGAACTGGGCATTTTCGGGCAATTTGACCATCCCCGATTTAAAGAAGCCTTAAAAGAAACGATCAATGCGGCCCAAAAAGCGGGGAAGGCTACTGGCATTCTGTTCTTTAATCCCGATGATTATAAAACCTACCATGACCTCGGCATCCGGCTGATTGCCTGCGGGGCCGATGCCACGTTTGTTGCCGATGGTGCCCGAAACCTGGCGAACAAACTGGATGCATTTAGATCAGTCTCAAAAACCAGCTAA
- a CDS encoding GntP family permease — protein sequence MTDPLIILAVGVVIVVGGIIGLKLHPFLALLLGAFVVALMTPASAIEQFALSKGTAPAAALALAKKGIGERIATEFGNTCGKIGILIAMAAIIGKCMLESGAAERIIRSMLRLTGIEKAPIAFLVSSFFLGIPVFFDTVIFLMMPLAKAMTLRIGKNYLLLVLCIMAGAAMANSLVPPAPGPLFLVGEMHIPIGMMMIGGTIVGLFTITAGYFFALWANRKWPIPLRDSLDAKLEDIKLIAAKETIHLPALGLSLLPVLIPLVFICADTALTAMATPGTPLTQSPFLGKLISLIKFFGDKNIAIVTGGIAALLVLAKEKKGSKEGLTPFVQAALMSGGGIILITAAGGAFGGMLQQTGISARIADMTKDYQMALIPMAFFIAAVVRTAQGSATVALITASGILSGMASNAHLEFHPLYLGLAIGCGSKLVPWMNDAGFWIICKLSNLTEREALKTISPLLVVMGLTGLVVIMIAAQLFPLV from the coding sequence ATGACTGATCCGCTCATAATCTTAGCTGTAGGCGTAGTTATCGTAGTAGGTGGCATAATTGGCCTGAAGCTGCATCCATTTCTGGCCTTGTTACTTGGCGCTTTTGTGGTAGCATTAATGACACCAGCTTCTGCCATCGAACAATTTGCTTTATCGAAAGGCACGGCACCGGCCGCTGCCCTGGCCCTGGCGAAAAAGGGAATCGGCGAACGAATTGCCACTGAATTCGGGAATACATGCGGCAAAATAGGCATCCTGATTGCAATGGCCGCAATCATTGGAAAATGCATGCTGGAGAGTGGAGCCGCCGAACGAATTATACGCTCTATGCTGCGGTTGACAGGCATCGAAAAAGCGCCCATTGCGTTTCTGGTCAGCAGTTTCTTTTTGGGAATACCCGTATTTTTCGATACGGTCATTTTTCTGATGATGCCGCTGGCGAAGGCCATGACTCTGCGAATCGGCAAAAACTACCTCCTGCTGGTACTCTGCATCATGGCCGGAGCAGCTATGGCCAACTCGCTGGTTCCACCCGCGCCCGGACCCCTATTTCTGGTGGGCGAAATGCATATTCCCATTGGAATGATGATGATAGGTGGCACTATTGTTGGGCTTTTTACCATAACGGCCGGGTATTTTTTTGCCCTTTGGGCCAATCGGAAATGGCCGATTCCGCTGCGCGATTCGCTGGATGCAAAACTGGAAGACATCAAACTAATAGCCGCCAAAGAGACCATTCATCTTCCCGCGCTGGGACTGTCGCTTTTGCCCGTTTTGATTCCTCTGGTCTTTATCTGTGCGGATACAGCCCTCACAGCGATGGCTACGCCCGGTACACCGCTTACTCAGTCGCCTTTTTTAGGGAAGCTGATAAGCCTGATCAAGTTCTTTGGCGATAAGAATATCGCGATCGTTACGGGTGGTATTGCGGCACTGCTTGTACTGGCCAAAGAAAAAAAGGGCAGCAAAGAAGGGCTAACCCCGTTCGTGCAGGCGGCTCTGATGAGCGGAGGAGGTATTATTCTGATCACGGCAGCGGGTGGCGCTTTCGGCGGTATGTTACAGCAAACCGGCATTAGCGCGCGTATTGCCGACATGACGAAGGATTACCAGATGGCCTTGATTCCGATGGCGTTTTTCATTGCCGCCGTTGTCCGAACCGCCCAGGGCTCTGCCACGGTAGCGCTGATCACGGCTTCGGGCATTCTATCGGGAATGGCCAGCAATGCACACCTGGAATTTCACCCACTGTATTTGGGTCTGGCGATTGGCTGCGGGTCAAAATTAGTGCCCTGGATGAATGATGCAGGGTTCTGGATCATTTGCAAACTAAGCAACTTAACGGAACGTGAGGCCCTTAAAACCATTTCACCCTTACTGGTGGTGATGGGTCTGACAGGTCTGGTCGTTATCATGATTGCGGCTCAATTATTCCCACTGGTTTAA
- a CDS encoding 2-hydroxy-3-oxopropionate reductase, giving the protein MEKVGFIGLGIMGKPMALNLIKAGYSLSVLGQSKAASELIEAGAQSFATSKELAQQNDIIITMLPDSPDVEQVVSGPDGVLEGIQAGALFIDMSTIAPSTARNIYGLMQEKGADALDAPVSGGQVGAEAASLSIMVGGSESAFQRALPLFQAMGKNIVHIGEPGAGQTTKTCNQMIVGITIQAVAEAFALAQKAGVDLEKMREVLLGGFAQSRILDLHGKRMIDHNFKPGFKIKLHKKDMGIALQAGEEFSVPLKGTALVAAQMEAAVAQGNGELDHSSLVLLLSDDQ; this is encoded by the coding sequence ATGGAAAAAGTAGGATTTATTGGTTTGGGTATCATGGGCAAGCCCATGGCGTTGAACTTGATTAAGGCTGGCTATTCGCTTTCGGTACTGGGTCAAAGTAAAGCAGCCAGCGAACTAATTGAAGCGGGTGCACAATCGTTCGCGACGAGTAAAGAACTGGCTCAACAGAATGATATTATCATTACGATGCTGCCCGATTCGCCCGACGTCGAACAGGTAGTGTCTGGTCCTGACGGGGTGCTCGAAGGTATTCAGGCAGGAGCCTTATTTATTGACATGTCGACCATTGCGCCCTCAACCGCGCGGAACATTTACGGCTTAATGCAGGAAAAAGGAGCCGATGCTCTGGACGCGCCGGTTTCGGGAGGTCAGGTAGGTGCCGAAGCCGCATCGCTGTCTATTATGGTGGGCGGTAGTGAATCTGCCTTTCAGCGTGCCCTGCCTCTATTTCAGGCAATGGGGAAAAACATTGTTCACATCGGCGAACCAGGGGCCGGACAAACGACCAAAACCTGCAACCAGATGATTGTTGGCATTACGATTCAGGCCGTTGCCGAAGCGTTTGCACTGGCTCAAAAAGCGGGCGTAGATCTTGAAAAAATGCGGGAGGTCCTGCTGGGTGGTTTTGCGCAAAGCCGCATTCTCGACCTGCATGGAAAGCGCATGATCGATCACAATTTCAAGCCGGGTTTCAAGATCAAATTACACAAGAAAGATATGGGCATTGCCCTACAGGCTGGCGAAGAATTTTCGGTACCTCTCAAAGGTACTGCTCTGGTAGCCGCTCAAATGGAGGCTGCCGTAGCTCAGGGAAACGGCGAATTAGACCATAGTTCGCTCGTGTTACTGCTAAGTGACGACCAATAG
- a CDS encoding mannonate dehydratase: MKRKNFIRVIAAGSVGAAAWSPELAKANSKAKPKKVLMKVGCQSGGTSTENLEFKARHGVYNLDGGAPKTIPGKGWDLDDSLRKKEACEKYGISLDAYHFPLASSGIDKAEYPNVMLGKSPERDREIEILQQMIQVAGKSGIKVLNYNTTILPVLRTGKTVDPKRGNAIYSTWNYEEAVKQNAPKTIAGDVSIEQMFERITYLLDRILPVAKEYKVKLANHIADPPTPVGFRGITRWNSPDVFKGIQRFAKLYDSEYHGFNFCIGSIAEGLNDPKTEIMPIIKWVGERNQIFNVHLRNIKGGWNNFQEVYPDNGDMNFLHVVRALRDVGYSGMVMPDHVPHHADSAADLQAFSFCYGYIKGLLQTVADEVS, translated from the coding sequence ATGAAACGTAAGAATTTTATTAGAGTCATTGCCGCTGGTTCCGTGGGAGCAGCCGCGTGGAGCCCCGAGCTGGCAAAAGCCAACAGCAAGGCCAAACCCAAAAAAGTACTCATGAAAGTGGGCTGTCAATCGGGCGGCACATCAACCGAAAATCTGGAGTTCAAAGCCCGACATGGGGTGTATAATCTGGATGGAGGTGCTCCTAAAACGATTCCCGGCAAAGGCTGGGATCTGGACGATTCGCTGAGAAAGAAAGAAGCCTGTGAAAAATACGGCATTAGTCTTGACGCCTACCACTTTCCCTTAGCTTCCTCTGGAATCGATAAGGCCGAATATCCGAATGTAATGCTTGGAAAGAGTCCGGAACGCGATCGTGAAATCGAGATCCTTCAGCAGATGATTCAGGTTGCCGGGAAATCAGGCATTAAGGTACTGAATTACAACACAACAATTCTCCCGGTTTTACGGACGGGAAAAACAGTCGACCCAAAACGCGGCAATGCCATCTATAGCACCTGGAATTACGAAGAGGCCGTCAAACAAAATGCGCCCAAAACCATAGCAGGGGATGTATCGATCGAGCAGATGTTTGAGCGCATTACTTACCTCCTCGACCGAATTCTTCCGGTTGCCAAAGAGTATAAGGTCAAGCTAGCCAATCACATTGCCGATCCCCCAACGCCCGTTGGGTTTCGGGGAATAACCCGGTGGAATAGCCCGGATGTTTTTAAGGGTATTCAGCGATTTGCCAAGCTCTACGATAGTGAATATCATGGTTTCAATTTTTGCATCGGATCAATTGCCGAAGGGCTGAATGACCCCAAAACGGAAATTATGCCGATCATCAAATGGGTTGGCGAGCGAAACCAGATTTTTAACGTTCATTTGCGCAACATTAAGGGTGGCTGGAACAATTTCCAGGAGGTTTATCCCGATAACGGCGACATGAATTTTCTGCATGTTGTCAGGGCTTTACGCGATGTTGGCTATTCGGGCATGGTTATGCCTGATCATGTGCCACACCATGCCGATAGTGCCGCTGATTTACAAGCCTTTTCGTTCTGCTATGGTTATATAAAAGGCCTTCTTCAGACGGTAGCAGACGAAGTATCATAA
- a CDS encoding enolase C-terminal domain-like protein, protein MQYKTGPRIAQIHITPIAIVDPPLLNAAGLHAPYALRTIVELVTDDNISGISEIPGNKDIDAALEASRSLLIGKDVFQLNDIRQVLVNQFGIETAADRGETPWDQRKLVHIFSAIEVACLDIIGKVTGRPVVDLLGGKMRDRVPFSAYLFYKYEGAGGELAFKTDPAAQGWAAARQASALNPAEIVAQAKAMCAEFGFQSIKLKGGVFEPQQEVDAMFALHEAFGPGVPLRVDPNALWTVETSIQYGRQMEPILEYLEDPTRGQENMAKVRKAIKTPLATNMCTTSFEDIPNSIAIGSEDIILSDHHFWGGLRASITLAGICETFGRGLSMHSNSHLGISLAAMVHLGGALRDVPYALDTHYPWQSDEIVTSGRFKFEDGSVAVPQEPGLGVELDRDALAKLHQNYLDCGLTKRDDQVEMQKVQPGWTFKSVRW, encoded by the coding sequence ATGCAGTACAAAACAGGGCCCCGAATTGCTCAAATCCACATTACTCCCATTGCCATTGTTGACCCTCCCCTGCTGAATGCTGCGGGTTTACATGCGCCCTATGCCTTGCGCACAATAGTCGAACTGGTAACGGATGACAACATTTCGGGCATCAGTGAAATTCCGGGCAACAAAGATATCGATGCCGCGCTCGAAGCATCCAGAAGTTTGCTGATTGGGAAAGACGTATTCCAGCTTAATGACATCAGGCAGGTGCTGGTCAATCAGTTTGGAATCGAAACCGCAGCAGACCGGGGAGAAACACCCTGGGATCAACGAAAACTGGTTCATATTTTTAGTGCCATTGAAGTCGCCTGTCTCGATATTATCGGGAAAGTTACGGGTCGCCCGGTTGTTGATCTTTTGGGTGGAAAAATGCGTGATCGGGTTCCTTTTTCGGCTTATCTGTTTTATAAATACGAAGGGGCTGGTGGAGAACTGGCGTTCAAAACTGATCCGGCTGCGCAGGGATGGGCAGCCGCCCGGCAAGCCAGTGCTCTGAATCCTGCCGAAATTGTGGCCCAGGCCAAAGCCATGTGTGCCGAGTTTGGCTTCCAGTCGATCAAGCTGAAAGGTGGTGTCTTTGAACCCCAGCAGGAGGTCGATGCGATGTTTGCGTTACACGAAGCTTTTGGCCCCGGCGTACCGTTACGGGTTGATCCAAATGCACTCTGGACGGTCGAAACCTCTATTCAATATGGCCGACAGATGGAGCCAATTCTTGAATACCTGGAAGATCCGACCCGAGGCCAGGAAAACATGGCAAAGGTTAGAAAAGCGATTAAAACGCCACTGGCTACAAACATGTGTACGACCTCGTTTGAAGACATTCCGAACAGTATTGCTATTGGATCGGAAGACATCATTCTAAGCGATCACCATTTTTGGGGCGGTTTGCGGGCATCCATCACCCTGGCGGGTATATGCGAAACGTTTGGGCGAGGATTGTCGATGCACTCCAATAGCCATCTAGGAATTTCATTAGCGGCTATGGTCCATCTGGGTGGTGCCCTGCGCGATGTACCTTACGCGCTGGATACACACTACCCCTGGCAATCCGATGAAATCGTTACCTCAGGCCGTTTTAAATTCGAAGATGGGTCGGTAGCGGTTCCGCAGGAGCCAGGTCTGGGTGTTGAATTGGACCGGGACGCACTGGCAAAACTTCACCAGAATTATCTGGACTGTGGATTGACGAAACGTGATGATCAGGTGGAAATGCAGAAAGTACAACCGGGCTGGACATTTAAATCGGTACGCTGGTAA